The sequence below is a genomic window from Melioribacteraceae bacterium.
ATGGTTTTGTTGTTTTTTCTCGACCTCTATTATGCCTTAGAAATCTCTCATCTAAATTAGCGGTAATACCGACATAAATATAATTTCGATGAACACTTCTTATTGCATAAACATAATACATCTTTTAGTCCAGCGCGCCTGCCTGCCGGCAGGTCTACCAATTCCGCCACTTCGGCTTAAAAGGCGGTGCAAAGTTAGATTTTATTAAAGAGATATTCAAGAAATGGACACAAATAATTACTTATAAAGTAGTTTAAAAGCGTGTGTCCAGTGATTATACTTAAAGCCGAATTCAATCCAGAGCATTGCGAACGCTTCCAGCCAGAATGAGTGCTTTATATCACCGATATCAATTATATTCTGCCATCCGAATTCACCTGCTAAACCTATTACTTTTTTCTTCGCATCGATGTCGTCCCCGGCTATTAACAGATCCGGATTACCTTCCTGAAGTTTAGGATTAACCATAATTGAGGCGCTGACCGAATTGAAGGCTTTAACAACCTTTGATTCAGGGAGCCATGCCTGAATCTGTTCACCGGCAGAGTTGCCTGGCGCAGCAGTAAACTTAGGCGGGACTCCGCTGCTGAAGTCGAGCGGATTTGTTGTATCGACAACAACCTTATTAGAAAAATTCTCGAGTCCTGAAATTTTAATTGCGTTTTCTGTACCGCTAAAGAGAGTCGCGAGAACAACTATTTCACCAAAGGATGCAGCTTCAGAAAAACTACCGGCAGAAGCATTTGAACCGGCTTCATTTAACCATTCCTTAAGTTTATTAATATCTCTTGTTCCAAGCTTTACATGATGCCCAGATCTTATAAAACCGAGTCCCAGAGTTTTTGCAACCGGGCCAGAACCAAGAATTCCAATTTTCATTTAAGTCCTTTCATATACTTTATTTACAATAACAGGCGGATCGTTACAGAAGTTCTATTAGAATGAATAAAAATCAGGTGTGATAAGCGATATTGGAACCGACCCATGTCTTGCCTTTATTAAAATCGACTCCCATCATTCTGCCCTTACTTGTGCGAAGCAGATTATTTACTAGGACCGGTTCGTCTATCCAGATATACATCATGCGGATCTCAGCTCTTGAAAATTGATCGGGTGTTTCGATCAGCGGAGCGTATTCAACTTTCTTTTGAAGTATATAATTCTCTCTATTATCTATTTTCTCCAGCAGATCTTTAGAAAGATCTACAACAACCCCAGACCCGGCGAACGAATAGAGGGGTTTTAAGACATAGTTCTGCAGGTTCTCCGGGTATTCATTTATAGAAGAGAGGTAAAAAGTCTCCGGTGCATAACCACCTTTTATTAGGGGAAGAGAGTGTTTACTGATTTTGAAGAACCAGTTTGGATGACCGGCCCATTCTACATCATATTGGTCTCTGAAATCAAAATTATATTTTATATTTCTCCTCAACAATTCATCAAATATCACACGATTATAAATCCGTTCGATCTTTACTTTCTTTCCTCTATCTGTATAGTATAGATTTTTACCATCTTTTACGATATCCGAAATGCAAACCGGCTTAATACCGATTTTTTTTCCTGTGATATAAAAATCGATCCTGGTTTTCTGTTTATCGGGTTCAATTTCAAGCAGGATAACATTTTCAGGATTATGAAGTCCGAGAATTGCACTTTTTAGGATCTTAAAATAGGATTCTTCATTCAGCCCGTTGAAATAAGAATTAAAGCCTTCAGGAATTTTGTAATATTTTCTGTTGAGTCGGTCCACTTCTGTCTGAAAAGAATAGAGCGATGGGAAACCCTGAAGTTCTATCAGTTTCGGTTCAAGATTGCCATTGGGATCTTTTGTAATTGCAAAATCAATCTGAAGAAAAAGTGGATGTTCATCTTCGTTGGGAACATAAAGTTCTTCAGGAACAGCGTTAAATGAATTTCTTTTAAAGTTTTCAGTCTGTAAAATTTTTAAAATGGAATCAGCCGCCTCAGTCAATCGGTCCGTCAGATTATTATCGAGGAATAAAGGAGTTTCAGAGATCCGGAAATCAATTTCACCATTAGTCCATTGCCAGATTTCATTCAGGTAATTATTATAAACTTCGTCTGAGTATCTTGAATTGAATTCCTTTCTTATCTCCGGAATCATCAGATCTCCAGGCCGAAATTCGTCTGTTCAATAATAAAATCGACAACTTTCCTTAGATCGTTAGTTTTTTCGAATACCTGGAGTTGACGGTACGCGCCGGTTTTCATTTTAAGAATTTCTTTCACATAATTAATTTCATCGCGGCTGTCGAGTTCGTCGACGACTTCATCTACAAAATCGAGAAGCTCATGAATCAGATAAACCGTATCCACCTCCTCCTGTTTCCCGAAGTCAATCATTTTACCTTCCAAACCGTATCGTGCGGCGCGCCATTTATTTTCATTTATCAACAGCCGTCTGTACAATCTGAATCCAAGATTTTTCTTAAGCAGTTTATGAAGTTTTGCAACAACCGCCTGAATCAATGCTGAGATTGCAATTGTTTCATCAACCAGCATGGGAATGTCGCATATCCGGACCTCTAAAGTGTTAAAAAACGGATGAGGCCGAACATCCCACCAGATTCGTTTGGCATTATCGATGCATCCAGTTTTTATAAGGAGATTTACATACGATTCAAATTCACCATAACTATTGAAATGATCGGGAATTCCAGTACGAGGAAAGCGGTCGAATATTTTTGTACGGTAGGATTTAAAACCTGTTTTCCTCCCTTCCCAGAATGGTGATGATGTAGAGAGTGCAAAAATATGAGGTAGAAAATATCTCAGAGCATTCATTATATGGATCGTATCTTCCTTATTTTCCAGACCGATATGAACATGCAATCCGAAGATTAAATTTGCCCGGGCAACATCCTGCATATCCTCTACTACATCATGATAGCGCGGATGATCTGTAATTTTTTGTTCCGCCCACTTTGAAAATGGATGTGTTCCGGCAGCTGCGATTTCAAGTCCGTGCTGTTTTGCGATTCGTGCAAGGCTGGATCTCAGTCGTACAACCTCTTTACGGGCATCTTTAATATTGTAGCAGACATTCGAGCCGACCTCTACAACGGATTGGTGCATTTCTGCTTTCACCTGTTCTTTGAGAATGACTTTTCCGTCACCTAGAATCAGTTCGATGTGGGATTTGAGTTCACGTGTAACAGGGTCAACAATCTGGAATTCCTCTTCTATGCCGATCGTGAATAGTTTGTCACTCATAAAAAAAAATCTGCCTCCTTCAGTCACTTATTTTGATTTGGGAGCATCATTTACATAGGATTTAATAAACTCGCCCCAGGTAAGGTTGTTCCTTCCGGCTTTGTGCTTTTTCGCTCTATCGATTGCCATATTAGCGGCAGCTTCTACAACCCATTCAAAGTTTTCCTCGCCAACTGAATGCAGGTCGGCATCGGGAGCCGGGTTGCAGAAATCGATGGCCAGAGGGATTCCATCCCTCACAGCAAACTCGACTGTATTAAAATCATAGCCCAATCCTTTGTTCAAAGTAAGAACGTATTTCTCTATATTTTTTAATAACTTAGCTTCGACCGGCAAAGGATTTTTTACATATCTTTCATGGTGAGGAACTTTAGGATCGTATCTCATAATCCGAACGTCTTTACTGCCGATACAATAACACCTGAAATAATCTTCGAACTCAATCGCTTCCTGGAGCATCATAACAAGCTGGCCGGTTTCATTATATGCATTAAAAAATTCCTCTTTATTGTTCAGTTTATAGACATTTTTCCACCCACCTCCCGCAAAAGGTTTAAAAAATGCCGGGAATCCAACGTAGTTAAAAATACCTTCCCAATCGAGGGGGTATTCAAGGTTACGAAACGATTTCTCATTTGTATCAGGGGGATGCTGATTTGAGGGGAGCAGGACAGTCTTAGGCACCGGAACATTTAGTTTGGTAGCAAGCGCATTATTAAAAAACTTTTCGTCTGCGCTCCACCAGAAAGGATTATTTATTACGGCTGTACCGGATAATGCGGCGTTCTTGAGCATCCCTCTATAAAACGGTACGTCCTGCGAGATTCGGTCGATTATTACTGCGTATTCGGAAGCATCGCCCTGGATCACTTTATTTACTTTTACAAATTCAGCAGAGATTCCCTTTTCATTTTTCGAATTAACTCTATCGACAAATGCCTGAGGGAATGTATTCTCCTGACCGAATAGTATTCCTATTTTCTTCATTGCTGTTTCTCCAAAGACTTTTCTTAAATTTATTTTTCTTATTCAACCGCCGATCCTCATGAATTATAAACTAAGGGCTACTGGGGGTCGAATATTAAATTCTTGAAAGGTAATACGGAAACATCTCTTTCCACCAGGGCCAGTCATGTCCGGTTGATGACCTTACATCGAGCCAGTGGGGGATTTCTTTTGAATGAAGTATTCCGCTCATCCTTTTATTCTCTTCCAGACAAATATCCCATTCACCTGTTCCCAAAATAATTCCCATTTTTTTTATTCGATCGAGGAACCAGGGGTCGTTAAGATTATTCATATAATCGGGAGGGTTATTGAAATAACAATTATCGTCGTAATAGCCCATAATAAACTGTTTAATATCATAAGCACCGCCCAATGTAAACAGATGACTGACTTTATCCGGATGACGGAAAGCCAGATTCAAAGCATGATATCCTCCGAAACTGCATCCGGCAACGCCAACAGTTTTAGAACCGGTTTCATACTTAGCAAATTCAATAACATCGTTCAGAATAACTCTTTCGTAGGCCAGATGGGTTTTGACACGATCGGCCGGATGGATTCCATAGTTATACCAGCTTTCAGAATCGATGCCATCCGGGCAATAAATTTTCACCTTACCGGATTCAATAAGATGGGCTGCAGAACCGATAAGTCCGAAATCCTTGTTCTCAAAATATTTTCCCTTTGAAGTTGGGAACAGAATTACAGGGAAACCTGAATGACCGAAAACAAGCATTTCGAAATCCCTGCTCAGATATTGCGTATACCACTTATGATAAAATTCCTGCATAGAGTCAAAATTTTTTATGATGTGAATAAATTTGAGATAGAATATACTTAGCCGGAAATTATAATTCCATTGATGGTGAGTTAAAGGAATGAAATAAAAAACCCGCTTAGGTAAAGCGGGTTCACACAAATAGTATTTTAAGATACTTTAATCAGGCAAGTGTCTTCCAGCTTTGGAGTAATTTCATATAATTAGCCCTTTCAAATGCAGCCGGCTGCGCGATTTTTTTCTGACTCATACTTCCCTTCATCATATCGATCGAGCTATACTCATTCTTTTCCATCCATTCTTTAAGTCCATCAATAATTTCTGTAATCCGTCCTATTCCCTTAACAAGCAGTTCGGAAGCCATCATAGCAACATCGCCGCCTGCCATCATAACTTTTATAACATCCTCATGAGAATGAATTCCGCTGGTTGCACCTA
It includes:
- a CDS encoding GIY-YIG nuclease family protein, yielding MYYVYAIRSVHRNYIYVGITANLDERFLRHNRGREKTTKPYAPFELIYSEKHDSRNTARVREKYLKSGVGKEFLKKL
- a CDS encoding NAD(P)-binding domain-containing protein, which codes for MKIGILGSGPVAKTLGLGFIRSGHHVKLGTRDINKLKEWLNEAGSNASAGSFSEAASFGEIVVLATLFSGTENAIKISGLENFSNKVVVDTTNPLDFSSGVPPKFTAAPGNSAGEQIQAWLPESKVVKAFNSVSASIMVNPKLQEGNPDLLIAGDDIDAKKKVIGLAGEFGWQNIIDIGDIKHSFWLEAFAMLWIEFGFKYNHWTHAFKLLYK
- a CDS encoding carboxylate-amine ligase; translated protein: MSDKLFTIGIEEEFQIVDPVTRELKSHIELILGDGKVILKEQVKAEMHQSVVEVGSNVCYNIKDARKEVVRLRSSLARIAKQHGLEIAAAGTHPFSKWAEQKITDHPRYHDVVEDMQDVARANLIFGLHVHIGLENKEDTIHIMNALRYFLPHIFALSTSSPFWEGRKTGFKSYRTKIFDRFPRTGIPDHFNSYGEFESYVNLLIKTGCIDNAKRIWWDVRPHPFFNTLEVRICDIPMLVDETIAISALIQAVVAKLHKLLKKNLGFRLYRRLLINENKWRAARYGLEGKMIDFGKQEEVDTVYLIHELLDFVDEVVDELDSRDEINYVKEILKMKTGAYRQLQVFEKTNDLRKVVDFIIEQTNFGLEI
- a CDS encoding alpha/beta fold hydrolase; the encoded protein is MQEFYHKWYTQYLSRDFEMLVFGHSGFPVILFPTSKGKYFENKDFGLIGSAAHLIESGKVKIYCPDGIDSESWYNYGIHPADRVKTHLAYERVILNDVIEFAKYETGSKTVGVAGCSFGGYHALNLAFRHPDKVSHLFTLGGAYDIKQFIMGYYDDNCYFNNPPDYMNNLNDPWFLDRIKKMGIILGTGEWDICLEENKRMSGILHSKEIPHWLDVRSSTGHDWPWWKEMFPYYLSRI